In the Platichthys flesus chromosome 14, fPlaFle2.1, whole genome shotgun sequence genome, tGTGCGTAGTTGTTTAATACATTGTTTATTTCGTCAAATAATAAGCTGATACTGATATGCGTGTCACATAGGCCGATATACAGGTCAGGCCCTTATTTCAGGCCCCTCTCATGAACTACTGGAACAGATTCCCCCGAACCACGAGATCTGCCGTGTGAGGTCATATGAGCATTTGGTTTGAAAGAGCAGTTTGTTTAGTTAGGCAGCCCTATCACTTTTAATAGGGATCAGCAGCTTTGAGGCAGTTCGGGCTCGAGCCGCTTAGCAGGAGCTGGTCAGTCGCCATGTGTTTGCCCGGTTGCATTGAGAACGCCACCACTGCCCTCGTCACCTTCAACCCCCCGATCATTTTAACTGGTTTCACCGGCTTACCGTGGCTTTAGCGACTGCGCGGTAAATTTAGGGCATAGCTGTTTGCTTGAATGCCCGGTGGTTAAAACCGGTAAACCGAAGCTAGGACTGTCAGTTGTGTTGGTGCAGCGTTCTGCGTCTCCCACGATGAGGCTGAGGtccaggagaagagaaagaaggaagagacagagggaggtaGGACAGAGTCTGTTTGGAATGATCTGTTCTCCGGAGCGACTTCAGAGTTATTCCTCGTCATTGATGACTAAccctcctcaaacagtttctATACCACAGATggtcactttttgttttgtaagtgtgcagagctttttataaacagccaatggtgcagagtgaagttagacaactttgtgttcatcctaccggTTTTATCTGCAGAAGAGATTTTATCGtcagtgtttttcataaaatgtcatGTGTGTGGCTTCTATGTGAGTTTAAATTATTAACTGagcttgtgttatttttcatacATTAATTGTTGGATATGTCTGATGTCTGCGAAGCAAGCGCACactcttcagacccaagttccaaacctttcaaaataaaagctctataACTCAGCTCGACATAAAGCaaggcaacaacaaaaaaaagaagaagcctgTAATTAGTAAAGAGGAATTGAAGATCAGCAGCCGCTTGAATGTCTGCGTCAGTatgatatggtgaaataaaaaaagaaaacaaattatgaaAGTGGCCTGGTGGCGATAGTGGTTCCATGGGTAGAGAGACAAATGTTCCACATACGGACAGACGGTCTTGGAAATAGCAGGTAGATACACTTTACCTGAATATgagtttcagatttttattcagACAGATAAAGCTATATGAATTTTTCTCACAAAAAAGGGGGACAAAGTAAATATTGCCCAAACTAAAATGACTGGGGAGCTGCAgaactgacacaatcacaaacacacattaaacaaaGCTTCACTACTGTCTTGCACTGGCTGCAAACACTAAATTCAATTCTTTCTTGCAGGTGAAATTTGAGGAGAGTGAAATGATCCCAAAGTCCGGAAAATCTCCAGCAGACTCCCGGAAAAGTGTCGGCATCCATGAGTTCGCAGCCCTCGCCAGATCCTCCTTAAATGGTGACAaccttttatcttttttttctttaacacaaatgtctgaaatTCTTTTGACTTTCCAACTTCGGCCGTcaacctctgtgtctctgtgtcgtCCTCCAGGCATCTCGCAGGCAGTGAGGGACCATGTGACCAAGCCCACCTCCCTGGCTCAGGGCCGGGTCGCCCACCTCATAGAGTGGAAAGGTTGGCCCAAACCCGCAGACCCCCCGCCGGCCGCCCACTCCCAAATCAGCTCCTATTGCCATCTgactgaaggagagaaggaggcccGGTTTGCTGCAGGTATTTACCCCGGGTGACCTTTACCGACCCTCAGCCAAGGATATTCTCCTGGTTCTGTTCATGTGGCGAGATACAAGTGCGGTGCATCTGCAGCTGGGCTCTGTGCAGGACGTACATGTGTGGACACGTCTGTCCCACTCAGCTTGGTTTAGCCCCAGCATCGTCTTCAGCTCCCACCTTCTGCCACGCGACTAATCCTCTGAAGCTCCTGTCTGTCAAACGCCCCGCCCCCTGCGCCGTCTCCTGGGTGACGGCTGGACTTGGCAGCAGATGGTGGCCTATTAGACAATCTCCCAAAACACTTCACTGCCCACCAATGGTTGCAGCTCCTGTTGTTCTGCTGTGACTCATCGTCTCTGGCGCCATGAAGTGACATCGGCGTGGTTTGAtcaagggagagggagggagggagagtgtgtgtggggaggggggggggtgagaacAGAGTACATTATGACGTCTGTATCTTTTTATTCTCAAACCCTCACTcagaacagtttttttcttctgttacaCTCAGTTTGAGTCACTTTTCAtgcaatttaaaagaaaaactttattaaaataataggCAGATTATGAACCTTTACTTTATATAGAAGAATCTCCTGTGATATATTCAATCTGCGATaaacttagattttttttttattgtacatttaaTGGCACAAGTGTCTTCTTCATTTCAAACCATTAAGCGTGTTTCTGTGATGTTCACATGAGAAGTTATAATGCATAAAATAGAGGTATGTCAAAAACTGGTAGAAGATTCTGCAATAATTGGACGCATGTTTCCTTTAGGGGTGGCGGAGCAGTTTGCCATCGCTGAGGCCAAGCTGCGAGCTTGGGCCTCTATGGAcgacgatgaagaggaagacTCCGTTGATGAAGACTCCTCCAGCGGCGGACAGACTCACACCTTCTCCTTCCAGAGCTCAGGTATATGCAGTCGCCTACGTTTTGCTaattttgtgtcatttcacCCATCGTCTTCATTTCGTGCGCCATCACTAACACtacccctcctcttccctccccttctcccaaacatccatccatctcccaGGTGTTCTGACTCTTTGCTCCTCCCTCAGACGCCACCACGTCCAATCCTGTTACAGCCCCACACCAGCCTGAGGGGGGCAGCAGTGAGGAGCCACCCTCCGACAGTCCCCttggctccagcagcagcagcagcctgctcTCTGGTCGGCCTGGGTCTCACAGTGACCCACATTCATCCCAGACCAGATCACCCACTTTACCCAGCGACCGCATGCCTCCGttcctggaggaagaggagcggccGGGCTGTCACAGGAAGCGGCTGGCTCCTTCGCAGGAGGAGCACAGTGAGGTCTGCATCCACCACAAGCCAGAGTGGAGGCCTCAGGGCCGGAGTGGCAGGTTCGACTCCTGCTACTCCACCTCGTACTCGGAGTCTCCTggagaggaggacgaagaggacgaggacgaggagggcaGCGTGTTCCACGAGGCGCGGGTGTGGCACTGCGGCCCGAGGAGCTTCTTCTCGGACAGGGCCTCCTCTGGGGTGGCCTCGTTCgatgaggaagaggggagggatGACgtagagaagaaaaaggaagatAAAGAGTATTATATGTgatgtgttgtccatctttatgtctCTTTGAGTCCGTGTTGATTCTGAATATGACGTAATCTATTCTGTTTTCTATGTAAACCTctcaccacctcctcttcctccctcctctccctcctccactccctgcCTTCTGTCTCGGCCTTCGGGCCTCTCATGTACTGATCTCGTTCAACCGTTTATCGCTGCTGTGAACATCTAAGTATATCAGACAGGCTCAACCAGAATGTAAAGCTGTTGTTCAAACTGagttttgtacattttattgtgaagagTCATTGTGTTGCTATTGCATTTTCTATTGATATTTTGTagtgttgttttattctggGTCATGCTGTGTCATGTGGGGCGGGCTATGTTTGATACTGAATGTCCGATTGTCctgcgtacacacacatacatatatataaataaatataaaaatgattctTTTTGACAGAAACttatttgccccccccccctcccacaaacacaaatgatttaTTCTCTTAAAGGCAGTTTTTCCTTTCAATTTAATCATTGACtcatgtacaaaaaaaacaatttcatgttCTCTGAAAAGAAACAATGGCTGTTGGAATTTCAAATGCATAATTCTCCTCTGTACAGAGCGTGTATGGAGCTCTCATCCGTGTATTTTCATATGTACAAAGCATATACAGGCCAGTGCCATATAAAGGGAGATACTACAGACTTATTGCTTAACTAGATACGCTGCAAATGCGCTTATACACTCTCTACATTGAACTCCTTATACGTTTTCTTATATGACGAGCACTACTTCACATTCCATATGCAAACGAAAAAAAGTTAGGACATTAATAGAATTGttgcacaaacaaagacaaagtaaaTATGAGCCCGAGTCGGGATGTCGCCACGTAAGATTTAAAATATGGCTCAAAATCGTCGCGTCAAGCTAAAACCCATTTGAAGGTCGTGACACGGACTCACACACGCACGACAGTTTTTGGACTTGTGCTTCGTACAGCATTTACATTTCTCATCACTGCGTCTGAGGCCAGAAGGAATTTAATTTGTCATAAAGATATGTGTAACATATCAAGGTGGTAAATATCTACAGGCCGCATACAGTACATGTGTgcatataagtgtgtgtgtgtgtttgtgtgagtgtgcgctCTGTACAGCCAGTAGCTTCCTGTCACAAGGAGCTCAACAGTTGTTCCTTTATCGTGCTAGAAACACGTTAAATTCATGTAGTGATGTGTGGGCTGTTCGGTTGACTGGCGGTCTACATGTGCCCTTAGCGATCCAGCCCCTAATGTGCACTAAATTAGATTCATGGTAATTACAATGTGCTCTAGCTTTAATCGGAGCCCTGAACCGAGCCGGGTGGACCTTTGGAAGCAGCTGCATTTGTCGTCATGTGAACCAATCCTGGCTAATGGCGGGTTTTTGGGGCTGATatcttaagctgctttcaaacatgcactgaactcaggATGacctcctgacattctccggaggggTACTAAGAACTAAGTTAGGAACTCCGAGGAATGTCCAAATGAGCTAATGTGTGGGGAAGATCCGGACCCAGTTTTGCTGACgttctccggagttcatgtctgaaaacgactaGATATTAAAACAAACTGCTCTAGAGGCCGTGACGTTGTAACTGCTGAGTGTTGCAAACTAAGTAGCAATGAAACTGTTGCTTTTACAGTATTATTAttcctgtttatatatatatattaacatcaTTGGCCAACAACCCTGTGGTGCATCAGTCCAATGCTGTGAATAGGCAGACGTTTATATATTCATACCATCATGTGCTCATTAAGATCGTTTTCTACgtcttttttcctcttgtgaGTTGCTCCCGTTTATCGCTCGCCGCTATTTGCATGTGACCTATGTCATGTGACTTATGTTATGTGTTAAAGGAGCTTTGTTTGTTTAGAATC is a window encoding:
- the fam131aa gene encoding protein FAM131A isoform X1 translates to MRLRSRRRERRKRQREVKFEESEMIPKSGKSPADSRKSVGIHEFAALARSSLNGISQAVRDHVTKPTSLAQGRVAHLIEWKGWPKPADPPPAAHSQISSYCHLTEGEKEARFAAGVAEQFAIAEAKLRAWASMDDDEEEDSVDEDSSSGGQTHTFSFQSSDATTSNPVTAPHQPEGGSSEEPPSDSPLGSSSSSSLLSGRPGSHSDPHSSQTRSPTLPSDRMPPFLEEEERPGCHRKRLAPSQEEHSEVCIHHKPEWRPQGRSGRFDSCYSTSYSESPGEEDEEDEDEEGSVFHEARVWHCGPRSFFSDRASSGVASFDEEEGRDDVEKKKEDKEYYM
- the fam131aa gene encoding protein FAM131A isoform X2 — encoded protein: MIPKSGKSPADSRKSVGIHEFAALARSSLNGISQAVRDHVTKPTSLAQGRVAHLIEWKGWPKPADPPPAAHSQISSYCHLTEGEKEARFAAGVAEQFAIAEAKLRAWASMDDDEEEDSVDEDSSSGGQTHTFSFQSSDATTSNPVTAPHQPEGGSSEEPPSDSPLGSSSSSSLLSGRPGSHSDPHSSQTRSPTLPSDRMPPFLEEEERPGCHRKRLAPSQEEHSEVCIHHKPEWRPQGRSGRFDSCYSTSYSESPGEEDEEDEDEEGSVFHEARVWHCGPRSFFSDRASSGVASFDEEEGRDDVEKKKEDKEYYM